Below is a genomic region from Thioalkalivibrio sp. XN279.
CCGCCACGCCTCGACACCCGGCTGGGCGCCGCCGCCCCAGCCCGTGACCTACGCCGTCGGCGCGCCAGGCGCAGCCGCCGCAGGCAGCGAACCGGCCGCCGCGCCGCCGCCACCGCCGCCCGCCGGCCATACGGTGACCGCGCCGATGGTCGGCACGTTCTACGGCGCCGCGGCGCCGGGCGCCAAGCCCTTCGTGCAGATCGGCAGCAAGGTCGAGGTCGGCGACACGCTCTGCATCATCGAGGCCATGAAGATGATGAACCAGATCGAGAGCGACGCCGCCGGCACCGTGGTGGCGATCCTGGCCGAGAACGGCGAGCCGGTCGAGTTCGACCAGCCACTGTTCGTCATCGAGTAACGGCGCGTGCTGGACAAGATCGTCATCGCCAATCGCGGCGAGATCGCGCTGCGCATCCTGCGTGCCTGCCGCGAGATGGGCATCAAGACGGTCGCGGTCCACTCCACCGCCGACCGCGCGCAGAAGCATGTGCTGCTGGCGGACGAGTCGGTGTGCATCGGACCGCCACCCTCGGCGCAGAGCTATCTCAACATGCCGGCCATCATCAGCGCCGCGGAGGTGACCGACGCCGTCGCCATTCATCCCGGCTACGGTTTCCTGTCCGAGAACGCGGACTTCGCCGAGCGCGTCGAGAACAGCGGCTTCGTCTTCATCGGGCCGCGCGCCGAGACCATCCGCCTCATGGGCGACAAGGTCTCGGCCATCCGCGCCATGAAGGCCGCCGGCATCCCCTGCGTGCCCGGCTCCGACGGCCCGCTCGGCGACGATCCGGAGGAGAACCTGAAGATCGCCCGGCGCATCGGCTACCCGGTGCTGGTGAAGGCCTCCGGCGGCGGCGGCGGCCGCGGCATGCGCGTGGTGCATTCTGACG
It encodes:
- the accB gene encoding acetyl-CoA carboxylase biotin carboxyl carrier protein — encoded protein: MDIRKVKKLIELLEESGISEIEIHEGEESVRISRHASTPGWAPPPQPVTYAVGAPGAAAAGSEPAAAPPPPPPAGHTVTAPMVGTFYGAAAPGAKPFVQIGSKVEVGDTLCIIEAMKMMNQIESDAAGTVVAILAENGEPVEFDQPLFVIE